A region of the Mesoterricola sediminis genome:
AACCCCCGGAGCCCCAGGCGCGCCCGGTGGAGGCGCTGCCTCACGAGGCCGCGGCTGATGCCCAGCTTGTGTGCAACTTCGTCGGTGTTCATGCCTTCGAGATCCCTCAAGATGAACACGGCCCGCTGATCATCGGAAAGGCGGTTGAGGCCCTCCCGGATCTTGGCCCGCATCTGGTCCCTTTCAACCGAGACGAGGGCCATCGCTTCCTGGCTCCAGTCCCGCATCCTGTCCGTGTTCATGAGATGCCCGTCGGGGGAGAAACGTGGCAGAAAATCTTCGATGGCGTCCTCGCGGCGGCGGATGCGGGACCGGCGCAGCATGAGTGCCTCATTGATGCAGATGCGGTAGGCCCAGGTGGAGAATTTGCTCTTCCCCTGGAACCGCCCCAGTTCGGTGTGGATGCTGATCAGGGCCTCCTGGAGGGCGTCCTGCGCGTCGAGGGTGTCCTGGAGGATGCGGTGGATGCCGGCAAAGAACAATCCGAGATGCGGAGCCACAAGCTCGCTGAAGGCGTCGCCGTCCCCTGTCTGGGCCCTCGCGATGAGATCGCTTTCGTTCGGCGGAATCATCCTTCCAACCTACCGCGAGGCGAGGGGAATGCGAACCGTGAACGTCGCGCCCTGCCCCAGACCGGGGCTTGAAGCTTTTATGGTGCCTTTGTGGAGCGTCACAATTTCCCATGAAAGAAAGAGGCCAAGGCCGGTGCCGGCCACTTGGCGGGTCATCTCGTCGCCCACCCGGTAGAAGCGCTGGAACAGGCGGGGGAGCTCGCGGGGACTGATGCCGTTGCCGCGGTCCGAAACGCTGATGATGGCCATCTCGCCGTCCGAGTCAAGGGTGACCGTCGTCTTCCGGGGCTCGGGCGCGTACTTGTGGGCGTTGGACAGGAGGTTCTCCACCACCTGGGCCATGGCCCGGGGGTCGATGTCCGCCCAGATGTCGATGCCCAGCTGGAGGTTGAGGCCCAGGGAACCGGTGCCCAGGCGGTGGTCCATGCCGTCCGCGACCTCCCGGAGCCAGGGGGCCAGCTCCACGCGCTCGGGCTTCAGCTCCAGGCTCCCGGCGTCGGCCCGGGCCACGTCCAGGAGGTTGCCCACGAGTTCCGTGAGCCGGAGCAGGTCGCCGTCCATGAGCTGCTGGACCCTCGCCTTCCGGTCGGGCCCCAGCTCCCGGGTGAAGAGCGTCTCCATCCAGACCCGGAGGCTGGCGATGGGCGTCTTGAGCTCGTGGGTGACGGAGGCGATGAAGTTCCGCTGGCGTAGCTTGAGCTCCATCTCGCTGTTCAGCTTGCGGTAGATGTAGCTGAGGCCGAGGAGCACCGCCAGGACCATCACCGCCGCCTCGCCGGCGGCCCTCCACAGGGCCAGGGTCCGCTCCCGCTCCATGGCCGAGAGGATCTCGGTGCGCAGGGTCAGGTAGGCGGACTGGTCGAGGAGGATGGGATCGTCGGGCTCCACCGGGCCGGGGACCACCGCGACGTAGGGGAAGCGCTGCTCGATGGCGGCCTTCCGGATCTGCAGGGGGGGGAACTCCGGCAGCTTGGCCTCCACCATGCCGGGCCGGTCGGAGGCGGGGTCCCGCTGGAAGACGATGCGGAGGATCTCGGCGCTGTCCATCTGCCAGGCCTCGGCGCGGCCGGCCCGCATGGTGGCGATGCGGGCGTTCTGGAGGTTCCTGGACTCCCGGATCTGGAGGCTGATCCACCAGGCCATCTGGCTGAGGAGGATGAAGGCGACGCTCCAGAAGATGAGGCGCTCGGTGGCGGGGGCTTTGAGATGGGCCTGTTTCATGCCTGGTTTCACGTTGAAGTTTCCAGTCTGAGGCCGCGGCCCGCGCCTCCACAAGAATTCTTGCATTGGGCGCCCAGGAGGGCATTCTGGTAGCGAATGAGCACCGCCCCCTCCAATCCCTTCAAGCCGGGCCCCGCCGCGGGCCGCCCGGCGGCGCCCGGGGCCCAGGGTCCCCTGGCCGGGGCGGGGCAGAACACGGAGCTGCTGGTGGAGCTCCTCCAGGGGCAGCGGCAGATCTCCGGCCTCACCCAGGAGCTGGCGGACCTGAGGGGGCGCCTGGCCCGGCGGTCCCACCAGATGAGCGTCCTCCAGCACGTGGCCGAGATCCTGGCCGCCACCCCCCGGGCGCCCCAGATCGCCGGGGTCGTCCAGGACGTCCTCGTGCAGGAGTTCGGGGCCCGCACCTGCGTCGTCTGGATCCTCGAGGATTCCGGGGCCCGCTACGAACCCCGCTGCGGCTACGGCCTCCCCAGGTCGGTGTGGACCTCCCTCCGGCTCCCGGCCCCCAACCCCTTCCCCGGCGCCCCCATGGTCCTCTTCCAGGACCAGTGGATGGACGAGGGGCTCCACGGCGGATGCCTGGAACCCCTGCGGACCGGGGAGGACACGGCCCTCTACTACGTCCCCTTCGAGAACCAGCTCCTCCTCATGGGCTTCGCCGTCATCTGCCTCGAGGCGGGCCGTCCCATGGACGAGGACCAGAACTCCGTCACCATCCTCCAGCGCCAGGTGGCGGCCAGCATCTACAACGCGTGGCTCTTCCGGGACCTGGGGGAGCAGCGCGACACCCTCCAGCGGCAGGCCACGGAACTCGAGAAGGCCAATGCCGCCCTGCGGGAGGCGGACCGCTTCCGGAGCGAGTTCCTGGCCCTGACGAGCCACGAGCTGAGGACCCCCCTGACCGGCATCCTGGGCTTCACCCGCCTCGTCCTGGACGGATTCTACGAGGACGAGGAGGAGATGCGCCGGATGCTGGCCGACAGCTACGCTTCCGGCAAGCACCTGCTGGACCTCCTCAACGACATCCTGGACCTCGCCAAGATCGAGAGCGGCCGCATGCAGATGCGGATCGAGCCCGTCGGCCTCGGAGGCCTTCTGGACGAGGTGAAGGCCATCGTCCAGGGCTACCCCCGCAAGCCCGAGGTCGAGCTCCACTGGCCCGCGGGCCTCGAGGCGGTCCCCGAGGTCATGGCCGACCCGGGCCGGCTCCGCCAGGTGCTCCTGAACCTCCTGTCCAACGCCCTGAAGTTCACCAAGGAGGGCTCGGTCCACGTGATCGTCGAGCGGGGCTTCGGCGAGGTGGCGCTCATCGTGGCCGATACGGGCATCGGGGTGACCCGGGAGGCCCAGGCCCGGCTCTTCCAGAAGTTCGTCCAGGCGGACGGCGGCCACAGCCGGGAGTACGGCGGCACCGGCCTGGGCCTTGTCATCTGCAAACACCTCATGGAAATGATGAACGGCACCATCTCCCTGCATAGCGAGGGAGAAGGCAGGGGGACGACCATGACCCTCACGGTGCCCATCGCCTGAGCCGCAGGGGCCGTGTGACCTTTACCATTGTTCGCCGGCCGTGGGCCTCGTAAACTGAGGCATATTTGGAGCCTCCCATGAAGCCAAGCCTGCTCGGCCTAGCCCTGTCCCTGGTCGCCCTGCCAGGCCTGCGCGCCGAGGAGGGGATGTGGACGTTTGATAACCTCCCCCTCGCCAGTATGAAGGAGAAATTCGGCTTCGCGCCGGACCAGGCCTGGCTGGACCACGCCCGGCTCAGCTCCCTGCGCTTCCCCGGCGGAAGCGGTTCCTTCATCAGCGCCGATGGCCTGGTGCTCACCAACCACCACGTGGGCCGCGACCACATCCAGGCGGTCTCGGGTCAGGGGCGCGACCTGGTGAAGAACGGGTTCGTGGCCGCCACCCGCGACCAGGAGATCAAGGTCCCCGGCCTGGAACTCTACACCCTCGTGGCCATGGAGGACGTGACGGCCCGGGTGGCCAAGGCCGCCCCGGAGGCGCGCCAGGCCGAACTGGGGCGGATCCAGAAGGAGATCCAGGACCGGACCGGGCTGCGGTCCGAGGTGGTCAAGCTCTACCAGGGGGGCGAGTACTGGATCTACAGCTACCAGAAGCACACCGACGTGCGCCTGGTGATGGCGCCCGAGGTGCGGATGGCCAAGTTCGGGGGCGACGCCGACAACTTCACCTACCCGAGGTTCGGCCTGGACTTCGCCCTCTTCCGGGTCTACGAGGACGGCCGGCCCTACCATCCCAAGGCCCACCTGGCCTGGGCCACGGAGGGCCTCAAGGCCGGCGATCTGACCTTCGTCACCGGCCATCCCGGCTCCACCGCCCGCCTCGAGACCCAGGCCCAGATGCTGGCCTCCCGGGATGTGGCGTGGCCCGAGCGGATCCGCGCCCTGGACGCCCTGCGCGGGGCCCTGGTCGACTACGGCCGCCGCTCCCCCGAACATCAGCGTCAGGTCGCCGCCCAGATCCTGAACGTGGAGAACAGCCTCAAGGCCATGAACGGCTACCTCGCGGGCCTGAAGGACGCCGAGGCCCTGGCCCGGCTGGCCAAGGCCGAGCAGGACCTGCGGGCCCAGGTGGAGGCCGACCCCGCCCTCAAGGCCAAGGCCGGGGGGAGCTGGGACGCCATCGCCAAGGCCATGGAGGTCCGGAACGCCCTCTGGCGGGAACAGGCCCTGGTGGACACCTGCAACAGCACCCTGCTGGGCCATGCCCTGACCCTGGTGCGCCTGCCGGAACAGGCCGCCCTGCCCGGCGCCAGGCGCCTGGCCGAATACAACGACGCCAACGTGGAGGCCACCCGGCGCCGCCTCCTGGTGGACCGCCCCTACCATCCCGAACTGGAGACGGCCCTGTTCACCCATGGCCTGAAGTCGGCCCTGGAAGGGCTCGGCGCCGCTCACCCCTTCGTCCAGGCCATGCTGGGCGGCCAGAGCCCCGAGGCGGTGGCCAAGGCCGCCGTGGCGGGCTCCCGCCTGGGCGATCCCGCCGTCCGCAAGGCCCTCCTGGAGGGCGGGCGCGAGGCGGTGCTGGCCTCCCGGGACCCCATGCTCCTCCTGGCCCGGAAGCTGGAAGCGCCCAACCGTCTCCTGCGCCAGCGGATCGAGGACGAGGTCAACGCCGTGGTCGCCGAGCACGGCGGCCGCATCGCCGGGGCCCGGTTCCGGATCTTCGGCAAGGGCGTCTACCCCGACGCCACCTTCACCCTGCGCCTGACCTACGGCGCCGTCTCCGGCTACCCGGCCAACGGCACCCACATCCAGCCCTTCACCACCCTCCACGGCCTTTTCGACCGGGCCCTGGCCTGGGGCCCCGAGGCGGAAGGGGGGGCCTGGTCCCTCCCTGCCCGCTGGTGGGAGCGCAAGGGCCGCCTGGCCCTGGAGACGCCGTACAACTTCGCCCACAGCGTGGACATCATCGGGGGCAATTCCGGCAGCCCGGTGCTGAACCGCAAGGGGGAGCTGGCGGGGCTCATCTTCGACGGCAACATCGAGAGCCTCGCGGGCCGCTACTACTACGACGCCAGAGTCAACCGGGGCGTCTCCGTGGACGCGCGGGCCATCCTCGAGGCCCTCGGCAAGGTCTACGACGCCCAGCACCTGGTCAAGGAAATCACTACCAAGTAACCCGTTCCATGGAGCCTCCGATGCGCGCATCCCTCACCCCCCTGCTGGCCCTCCTCATCGCGGCCCCCGCGCTCCGCGCCGACGAGGGCATGTGGACGTTCGACAACCTCCCCACCCAGAAGATGAAGGCCAAGTACGGCTTCGCCCCCGACGCGGCCTGGCTCGACCACGTGCGCCTCAGCGCGGTGCGCTTCCCGGGCGGCAGCGGTTCCTTCATCAGCGCCGACGGCCTCGTGCTGACCAACCACCACGTGGGCCACAGCTGGATCGAGCGCGTCTCCGACCCGACCCACGACTACGTGGGCAACGGCTTCGTGGCCGCCACCCGGGACCAGGAGATCAAGGTCCCCGGCCTGGAGCTGCACACCCTGATGTCCATGGAGAACGTCACCGAGGCGCTGGCCAAGGCCGTCCCGGCCGGGGCCGACGAGGCCCGGGCCGCCGCGGCCCGCCAGGAGGCCCTCGCCGGCCTCCTCAAGGAGGCCCGGACCCGGACCGGCCTGCTCTGCGAGCCCGTGGTCCTCTACCAGGGCGGCGAGACCTGGATCTACGCCTACAAGGTCCACAAGGATGTCCGGCTCGTCATGGCCCCCGAATACGGCATCGCCGCCTTCGGCAAGGAATGGGACAACTTCTCCTACCCCCGGTTCTGCCTGGATTTCAGCCTCTTCCGCGTCTACGAGGACGGCAAGCCCTACCGCCCCGCCCACCACCTGGCCTGGGCCGCCTCCGGCCCCAAGTACGGGGACATGACCTTCATGGTCGGTCACCCCGGGCGGACCTCCCGCCTGGAGACCCTGGCCCAGATGGAGGCCCAGCGCGACGCCCTGACCCCCCTCATGGTCCGGACCCTGGACCGGGCCCGCAAGGTGCTCCACGCCTACGCCGCTTCCGGCCCCGAGCAGGCCCGCCAGGTCTCCGACGCCATCATGGGCGTGGAGAACGGCTACAAGGTCTACGTGAACCAGCTCACCGGCCTCCGGGACAAGGAGGCCATGGCCGAGGTCGCCCGGGCCGAGGCCGAGCTGCGCGCGGCCGTCGAGAAGGACCCCGCGCTGAAGGCCCTGGCCGGCGGCAGCTGGGACAAGGTCGCCGCCGCCACCGCCCGCCGGGTCAAGGCCGCCGTCGAGGAGTCTCTCGTGGGCGGGCTGGGCAGCCGCACCCTGGAGTTCGCCCTGGCGGTGGCCAGGCTGGAGGCCGAGGCCGCCCTGCCCAAGGGCGAGCGGGACCCCCAGTTCCGCAGCGACGCCGACATCGAGCGCGTGAAGGGCCGCCTCAAGGCCACCCTCATCCCCGCCCCGGCCCTCGAGAAGGAAAGCATCGTCGCGGGCCTCAAGGCCGCCCAGGCCGAGCTGGGCGCGGCCCATCCCTTCGTGGCCGCGGCCCTACAGGGACGCACCCCCGAGGCCGCCGCCGAGGCCCTGGTCTCCGGCACCCGCCTCATGGACGCCAAGGTCCGCGAGGGCCTTCTCTCCGGCGGATCCGAGGCCGCCGCCAAGGACCCGATGCTGGTGCTCGCCCGCAGGATCCTGGAGATCCAGAAGCCCATCCGCAAGGAGCAGCGCGAGGTCCAGGCCATCCTCTCGGAGCACGGCGGCCGGATCGCCCAGGCCCGCTTCCGCGTCCGGGGCCGCTCCGTCTATCCCGACGCCACCTTCACCCTGCGCCTGACCTACGGCGCCGTCGAGACCTACCCCTCCGCCGGCACCCTGGCGCCCCCCTTCACCACCTTCGGCGGCCTCTATGACCGTGCCGACGCGTGGGGCCCGGAGGCCGAGGACCACTCCTGGGAGCTGCCGAAGCGCTGGCAGGAGGCCCGGGGCCGCCTCGACCTGAGGACCCGTTTCAACTTCATCACCAACAACGACATCATCGGCGGCAACTCGGGCTCCCCCGTGGTGGACCGCCAGGGCCGGCTCATCGGCCTGGTGTTCGACGGGAACATCGAATCCAACGCTGGGCGCTTCTTCTTCGATCCCAAGGTCAACCGCGCCATCTCCGTCGACGCCTCCGCCATCCTGGCGGCCCTGGACAAGGTCTACGGCGCCGGACACCTCGTCACCGAGATCAACGCCAAATAGGAGCAGCCATGAGGACCCGCCTCCCCCTCCTCGCCCTCGCCGCCGCCCTCGCCGCCGGATCCGCCCTCCGCGCCGACGAAGGCATGTGGACGTTCGACAACCTCCCCGTCGCCAAGATGAAGGCGGCCTACGGTTTCGCGCCTGACCAGGCCTGGCTGGACCATGTGCGCCTCTCCGCCATCCACTTCGGCGGCGGCAGCGGCTCCTTCATCAGCGCCGACGGGCTCGTCCTGACGAACCACCACGTGGGCCGCAGCTCCGTCCAGCTCCTTTCGGACCGCCTGAAGAAGGACTTCATCAAGGACGGCTTCCTGGCCACTTCCCGTGACCAGGAGCTCAAGGTCCCCGGCCTGGAGCTGCGGACCCTCGTCTCCATGGAGAACGTGACCGACCGCGTGGCCAAGGCGGTGAAGCCCGGCCTGTCGGAGGCCGAGGCCCAGAAGGCCCGGCGCGAGGAGCTGGCCCGCATCCAGAAGGAGGTCCGCGAGAAGACGGGCCTCAGCCCCGACGTCGTCCGCCTCTACCAGGGCGGCGAGACCTGGATCTACGCCTACAAGCGGCACACCGACGTCCGCCTCGTGATGGCCCCGGAAATGCAGGTGGCCTTCTTCGGCGGGGATCCGGACAACTTCACCTACCCGCGCCACAACCTGGACTTCACCCTCTTCCGGGTCTACGAGGACGGCAAGCCCTACCATCCCGCTCACCACCTCACCTGGACCTCCACCGGCGTCAAGGCCGGCGACCTGACCTTCGTGGTCGGCCACCCCGGCTCCACGGAGCGGCTGGCCACCTTCGCCCAGATGCTCCACGCCGGCGAGTTCAGCCTGCCCCGGCGCATCAAGGCCATGGAGCGCCAGCGGGAGTCCCTCCTGGCCTACGGCAGCCTCTCCCCCGAGAACCGCCGCCAGGTCAACAGCCTCATCTTCGGCCTGGAGAACAGCATCAAGGCCTCCACCGGCTACGTGTCCGGCCTCCGCGACAGGTCCGCCATGGACCGCATCCGCAAGGACGAGGAGGAGCTCAAGGCCAAGGTGGCCGCCGATCCCGGCTCCGACGCCAAGGGCAGCTGGTCCGCCATCGAGAAGGCCCTCGAGGCCCAGAAGGCGCTCTTCGAGGAGAGCCAGTTCGCCAACGCGCGCTCCGGCGCCATGCTGGGGAGCACCCTCCTGGGCCAGGCCCTGACCCTGGTCCGCCTCGCCGACGAGGCCGGCCTCCCCGCCGAGAAGCGCCTCGACGAGTACAAGGACGCCAACCTCGACGCCGTGAAGCGCCGGCTGCTCAACGAGCGCCCCTTCTTCCCGGCCCTGGAGACGGCCCAGTTCGCCTTCGGCCTCAAGGAGGCCGCCGCCGGCGCCCCTCCCGCGTACATCAAGGCCATCCTGGACGGCCGCACCCCCGAGGCCGCGGCCAAGGCCGCCGTCGAGGGCTCGAAGCTGGCCGATCCCGCCGTCCGCAAGGCCCTCCTTGAGGGCGGCAGGAAGGCCGTCGAAGCCAGCACCGATCCCATGATCCGGATGGCCCGCATCCTCGACGCCCCCAACCGGGAGTTCCGCAAGCGCATGGAGGCGATCAACGCCGTCATCGCCGAGCACGGCGCCCGCATCGCCAAGGCCCGATTCAAGGCCTACGGCAAGACCGTCTATCCGGACGCCACCCTCACCCTCCGGCTCGCCTACGGCCCCGTGGCCGGCTATCCCGCCAACGGGACCCTCATCCAGCCCTTCACGACCTTCGGCGGCATGTTCGATCGCGCCGCGGGCTGGGGCCCCGAGGCCGAGCACGGCGCCTGGGCCCTGCCCAAGCGCTGGATGGAGAAGCGCGCCGCCCTCGACATGGACACCCCCTTCGTCTTCGCCCACGCCGTGGACATCATCGGCGGGAACTCCGGCAGCCCCGTCGTGGACCGCAAGGGCGAGCTGGTGGGACTCATCTTCGATGGCAACATCGAGAGCCTCCCCGGCCACTTCTTCTACGACGGCCGCGCCAACCGCGGCATCTCCGTGGACGCCCGGGCCATCCTGGCCGCCCTGGACAAGGTCTACGAGGCCAAGGAGATCGTGAAGGAAATCCGCGGTAAGTAGCTCCCGGATCCCTTAACCGAAAAGCCCCGGGGCCCCTCCCCGGGGCCTTTTTATTCCTGACGCCTGCTGGTAGATTTGAGGCATCCGTACTCTTGGCATCCCGCTCGGGGCAGCCGCCCCGGGGCCCGGCTTCCGGTCCGCCCGGAACCAGCCCGCATTCCAGGCGGGGGGATGCCCGGCTGGTTTTCCGGAGCCCTCGATGGCCCAGCATCCCCTTCGACCCCTGAACTGCCTGGCCCTCCTCGCCCTGGCGATCCTCCCGGGCTGCAGCGGGGGCGGGGGCCAGCCGCAGGTTCCCCTGGAACCGCCGACCCACCTCACCGCGAGCTGGTCCACCACCTTCGCGGACCATGCGCACCTGACCTGGACCGCCCCGGCCCAACCCGTCGACGGCTACAACGCGGAATTCCGGATCGATTCGGGCGGCTACACCCGGCTGAACACCGAGGGCCTGTACAATCCGGCATGGACCTACGGGCATTGGCCGATCCCGTTGTCCACCCTTCCCGAACTCACGCCCCTCTCCTTCCGGATGAGTTCCACGCGCGGGTCCGGGACTTCCGGGTACTCCAACGAGGCCAGCCTCATCGCGCCGCTCCGGGCCCCGGCGCGCCCCGTGACGACCGAGGTGATCGGTGGCTACAGGGTGACCTGGATCAACAACAGCCTTGTGGCCGATTCGCTGACCCTGGAGCGGGGCGTCACCCCGAACGGGTACGCGCCCGACGCCGTCTGGACGCAGATCCCCGGCGTCGCCTTCGGCGCCCTCGACTACACGGACTTCGCGGCCCCGGAAGGCGCAGGAATCTGTTATCGGGTGACCTACGCCAGGGGCGCGGCCTCGACCTCCTCCACCAGCCTGGTCTTCACGAGCGGCTTGAACGGGCCCGTCAACCTGGTGGCGACGCCGGGGGCCGATTCCGTCCACCTGACGTGGGCCAACCGGAGCACGGCGGCCGCCTCCGTCGTCGTCGCCCGCGCTTCGACCCTGGGCGCCGACCCGACATTCCTGCCCATCGCGACCCTTCCGCCGACGGGGACCTCTTTTGACGACGTCCAGGTACCCACCGGGTACTACACGTACCGGGTGGAGGCGAGGGCCGCCGGAGCCTTCGCCGGAGCCCCGAGTCCGGCCGTCAAGGTGGCGATCCGACCCGCCGCGGTCCCGGGCCTGACCGTCGTCCCCAGCATCCTCCCTGCCATGCCCAGCGGCAGCCTCGGGGCCCTGGCCCCCCAGGGGACCTGGTTCCTGGGCATTCCGCCCGGGCTTTCCTCGACTTGCCGGGTCTTCCATCCGGTCGATGGCACCTGGGTCACGCAGGCGTTCGCCAGCGCCACCCGGCTGGCATCGCCGGGCCTCGCGTCGGACGCCCAGGGCCGGCCCCACCTTGTCCTGGCCCGGCCCGTCGCCCAAGGGAGTTCTCAATCCGTCCTTGTGCACGCCTGGTTTGACGGGGGCGCTTGGCAGGAGGAGGAAATCACCCGGACCTCCCTGCCCACGGGCTTCGCCCCGCCGGCCTTCGTACTGCCGGCCGGCAGCCAGCATCCCAGCGTGCTCTTCCTGACCTCCGCCCGGGACCTGATCTACATGAGCAGGGGGGAGGACGGCACCTGGCAGTCGGAGACGCTGGATCCCTTCCTGCCCGTGGGCTTCGTGTGTGATCGGTTCACCCTGATCCTGGACGGGGCCGGCGCACCGGCCGTGCTCGCGGGGGATTACCCCGGACCCCAGCTCCTGCGCCGCACCGGTGCCGACGCGTGGGTCGCGGAGGCCCTTCCCAGCGGCCTGGCGGAGTACGGCGGACGCGGCTCGCTCGTAGCCACGGCGGATGGCGACCTGCACCTCTTCCTGGCCATGGAAACGACCTTCCTCAGCAGAACGTACAACCTGGCCTGGAGCCGACGGAGCGGCGGAGCCTGGAGTTCGCCCGCGACCCTGGTCGCCCTCCGCGACGCGTCCCCCACGCCCAGCATCCAGGCGAAGGCGAGCCCCGATGGGACCCGGGTGATCGTCGCCTGTCCAACCCCCCTGGGCAACACCCTGCTGGCCTTTGCCCAGGGCGCCTGGGCCCAGGTGGTCCTGGGACCCGCGCTGGAGCCGCCGCCGCTGCTGGGCTTCATGTCCGATGGGCGCCTGCGGGTCCTCCAGAAGGCGGGCTATGAGTACGCCAATGGCTGGTCGGATTACGTCCAGTACACCGAGCCATGAACTCCCGCCTCCGCCCTCGCATTGCTCCTGATCGGCCGCATCCTTTCCGGGTGCGCCGCGCGGATGCCCTCCCCGATCGTTGTCCGAGGTATCGATGATCTCCAAAATCCTTCATCCCCTGGGTCTGGTATCCATGCTCGTGCTCGCGGCCCTCGCCGGCTGCGGCAAGGGCCAGGAGGCCCTCGATCCCCCGACGAATTTCGCCGCGCATTGGTCCCCGGACTACGAAGACATGATGATCACCTCCTGGACCGCGCCGACCTGCGAACTCGACGGCTACAACATGGAATACCAGGTGGACGCCGGCCCCTTCGTACGTCTGAACACGGAGTACATCCACGCTGCCTGGACCAGTTCCTCGTTCCCGATGAATCTGAACAACCTGCCCGAACTGGTCCCACTCCGGTTCCGCATGAATACGTTCCGGACCCCCCGCGTCTCCGCGTACAGCAACGTCGTAACGCTCATGACCCGCCTCCGGGCCCCGAAGAACGTCGGGGCGTACTTCTACGCGGACCATGTCCAGGTCAGTTGGACCAACCCAAGCCTGGTGGCCGATACCCTCACCCTCGAGCGGGGCGTCGCCTCGCCAAGCACGCCTTCCGACAAGGTCTGGACCCGGCTTCCGTCGGTCCGGTTCGGGGATCTCCAATACACGGACCTCGAGGCGCCGGAAGGGATGAGCGTTTCCTACCGGGTGACCTACGCCAAGGGCGAGGCCTCGATGTCCGGCTATTCCAATTCCCAGGTGACGTCCATCAGCGCCCCCACCCAACTGGTGGCCACCCCGGGGCCGGCCAGCGTCCACCTGACCTGGACCAACCAAACCACGGGCGCCACCTCACTGGTGGTCCTCCGCCAGTCGGGTAAGGATGGGGGGGGCAGCCTGACCGAGCTCGCCACCCTGCCGCCGACGGCCACCTCGTACGACGATCTGGACCTGGCCGCGGGCACCTACTTCTACCAAATCCAGGCGCGGCACCCGGAACCCACCATGACCGTCAGCAGCCCGACCGTGCTGGGCGCGGCGTTGCCGGCCGCCACGCCCGGGTTCTCCCTCGAAGGCCTCTCGGTCCAGTGGCCGAGTGTCAACCTCGGGGCCCTTCGCAGGGATGGGACCTGGGTGATCGGTTTTCTGCAGGGCGGGAGCAGCTCCAGCCAGGTCTACCTGCCATCCGGCGGCACGTGGACGTCCCAGGGTTTCCCGAATGCCACGAAGTTCGCCCAGCCGGGCATCCTGCTCGACGCCTCCGACCAGCCCCACGTGCTCTACCTGCGCCCCGCCATCCAGGGCAGTTCCAGCCAGATGCTCCGGCACGCCTGGTTCGATGGGTCCGTTTGGCAGGATGAAGCGCTCGCCACCGGCGACTATGACAGGTTCTGGTCCCTCCCCATCCTGGCCAGTCTGGACCGGTCCGGGAACCCGGTCGTGGTGGCCCCGCTCTCCTCGGGGGTCCTCTCCTGCACGCTCAAAGGCGAGGATGGATCCTGGATGACGGAATCCCTGGCCGCAGTCCAGCCGCCGCTTGCGGGGGGGGCGATCCGGTATGCGCTGTCCCTGGACGCGGCGGGCGTACCCGTCGTCGCGATCGCCAATGCCACCACCTGGAACGTGGCCCGGCGCACCGGTCCCCAGACCTGGCAAGCCGAGGCCGTCCCCCTGGATCGGGCCACCGATACGTCCCTCTCCCGGCTGGGGCTCGCGGTGACCGCCGACGGGGATCTGCACCTCCTCGTGGGAAGGGCCCACCTCCCCGTAACCTCCCCTGCCTCCAATGAACTGGTCTGGGTCCGGCGCGCCTCCGGGACCTGGGGCGCGCCCACCGTCCTGATGACCGCCAGCGGCACCCTCATGCCCGGCGGGGAGTACCGGGTCAGCCCCGCCGGCGACCGCATCGCCTGCGCCGCGTTCGACGGCACGGGGACCCATCTCCTGGTCTATTCGCAGGGCGCCTGGATCACGCCGAACCTGGGCTTGGCCTATGGGGTGGGCCCCATGCTGGGGTTCACCCCCGAGGGCAAGCTCCGGTTTGTGATGGGGTCGCCCCAGACCCAGACGGACTTCCTCCTCTTCTCGGAACGCTAGGAGC
Encoded here:
- a CDS encoding S46 family peptidase — protein: MRASLTPLLALLIAAPALRADEGMWTFDNLPTQKMKAKYGFAPDAAWLDHVRLSAVRFPGGSGSFISADGLVLTNHHVGHSWIERVSDPTHDYVGNGFVAATRDQEIKVPGLELHTLMSMENVTEALAKAVPAGADEARAAAARQEALAGLLKEARTRTGLLCEPVVLYQGGETWIYAYKVHKDVRLVMAPEYGIAAFGKEWDNFSYPRFCLDFSLFRVYEDGKPYRPAHHLAWAASGPKYGDMTFMVGHPGRTSRLETLAQMEAQRDALTPLMVRTLDRARKVLHAYAASGPEQARQVSDAIMGVENGYKVYVNQLTGLRDKEAMAEVARAEAELRAAVEKDPALKALAGGSWDKVAAATARRVKAAVEESLVGGLGSRTLEFALAVARLEAEAALPKGERDPQFRSDADIERVKGRLKATLIPAPALEKESIVAGLKAAQAELGAAHPFVAAALQGRTPEAAAEALVSGTRLMDAKVREGLLSGGSEAAAKDPMLVLARRILEIQKPIRKEQREVQAILSEHGGRIAQARFRVRGRSVYPDATFTLRLTYGAVETYPSAGTLAPPFTTFGGLYDRADAWGPEAEDHSWELPKRWQEARGRLDLRTRFNFITNNDIIGGNSGSPVVDRQGRLIGLVFDGNIESNAGRFFFDPKVNRAISVDASAILAALDKVYGAGHLVTEINAK
- a CDS encoding S46 family peptidase encodes the protein MRTRLPLLALAAALAAGSALRADEGMWTFDNLPVAKMKAAYGFAPDQAWLDHVRLSAIHFGGGSGSFISADGLVLTNHHVGRSSVQLLSDRLKKDFIKDGFLATSRDQELKVPGLELRTLVSMENVTDRVAKAVKPGLSEAEAQKARREELARIQKEVREKTGLSPDVVRLYQGGETWIYAYKRHTDVRLVMAPEMQVAFFGGDPDNFTYPRHNLDFTLFRVYEDGKPYHPAHHLTWTSTGVKAGDLTFVVGHPGSTERLATFAQMLHAGEFSLPRRIKAMERQRESLLAYGSLSPENRRQVNSLIFGLENSIKASTGYVSGLRDRSAMDRIRKDEEELKAKVAADPGSDAKGSWSAIEKALEAQKALFEESQFANARSGAMLGSTLLGQALTLVRLADEAGLPAEKRLDEYKDANLDAVKRRLLNERPFFPALETAQFAFGLKEAAAGAPPAYIKAILDGRTPEAAAKAAVEGSKLADPAVRKALLEGGRKAVEASTDPMIRMARILDAPNREFRKRMEAINAVIAEHGARIAKARFKAYGKTVYPDATLTLRLAYGPVAGYPANGTLIQPFTTFGGMFDRAAGWGPEAEHGAWALPKRWMEKRAALDMDTPFVFAHAVDIIGGNSGSPVVDRKGELVGLIFDGNIESLPGHFFYDGRANRGISVDARAILAALDKVYEAKEIVKEIRGK
- a CDS encoding fibronectin type III domain-containing protein → MAQHPLRPLNCLALLALAILPGCSGGGGQPQVPLEPPTHLTASWSTTFADHAHLTWTAPAQPVDGYNAEFRIDSGGYTRLNTEGLYNPAWTYGHWPIPLSTLPELTPLSFRMSSTRGSGTSGYSNEASLIAPLRAPARPVTTEVIGGYRVTWINNSLVADSLTLERGVTPNGYAPDAVWTQIPGVAFGALDYTDFAAPEGAGICYRVTYARGAASTSSTSLVFTSGLNGPVNLVATPGADSVHLTWANRSTAAASVVVARASTLGADPTFLPIATLPPTGTSFDDVQVPTGYYTYRVEARAAGAFAGAPSPAVKVAIRPAAVPGLTVVPSILPAMPSGSLGALAPQGTWFLGIPPGLSSTCRVFHPVDGTWVTQAFASATRLASPGLASDAQGRPHLVLARPVAQGSSQSVLVHAWFDGGAWQEEEITRTSLPTGFAPPAFVLPAGSQHPSVLFLTSARDLIYMSRGEDGTWQSETLDPFLPVGFVCDRFTLILDGAGAPAVLAGDYPGPQLLRRTGADAWVAEALPSGLAEYGGRGSLVATADGDLHLFLAMETTFLSRTYNLAWSRRSGGAWSSPATLVALRDASPTPSIQAKASPDGTRVIVACPTPLGNTLLAFAQGAWAQVVLGPALEPPPLLGFMSDGRLRVLQKAGYEYANGWSDYVQYTEP